A genomic window from Mesorhizobium sp. 131-2-1 includes:
- a CDS encoding RrF2 family transcriptional regulator, with protein MLTKKGKYGLKALVHLSGLPAGQLAFVNDIAVANNIPKKFLDAILGELRNAGFVQSRKGKEGGYRLARPASEIKIGHVVRVLDGPLAPIPCASRSQYQRCEDCDEATCQVRHMMLEVRQAIAEVLDNRSLAAMRDADNDDFPVELTSQI; from the coding sequence ATGCTCACCAAAAAAGGCAAATACGGCCTCAAGGCCCTCGTGCATCTTTCCGGCCTGCCGGCCGGCCAGCTTGCATTCGTCAACGACATCGCCGTCGCCAACAACATCCCGAAGAAATTCCTCGACGCCATCCTGGGCGAGTTGCGCAATGCCGGTTTTGTCCAGAGTCGCAAGGGCAAGGAAGGGGGCTATCGCCTTGCCCGTCCAGCCTCAGAGATCAAGATCGGCCACGTCGTGCGCGTCCTCGACGGGCCTCTGGCGCCGATCCCTTGCGCCAGCCGTTCGCAATACCAGCGCTGTGAGGATTGCGACGAGGCGACCTGCCAGGTCCGGCACATGATGCTGGAAGTGCGCCAGGCGATTGCCGAGGTGCTGGACAACCGCAGCCTCGCCGCCATGCGCGACGCCGACAATGACGATTTCCCCGTCGAGCTGACCTCGCAGATCTAA
- a CDS encoding sulfate ABC transporter substrate-binding protein: MKRFLLGAAVLATLFLASTEAWSADRLLNASYDVGRELFAEVNKTFIAEHPGVTIDQSHAGTSAQARAIAEGLAADVVTFNQVTDVDFLVKKGLVSADWQKDFPDNASPFYSLPSFLVRAGNPKHIKDWSDLVRDDVQVIFPNPKTSGNARYTYLAATAYAKEAFKGDDAKVKEFITKLFNNVPIFDTGGRAATTTFVQREIGDVLITFESETRGIRKEYGDDKFEQVTPSVSLLAEFPVAIVDKVADEHGTRDLAKTYLDFLYTPEGQDILARNGNRVRDAAVAAKYKDQFPQVRLLTVDEVFGGWAKVQAEHFAAGGLLDQAYGNR, translated from the coding sequence ATGAAGCGATTTTTGCTCGGCGCGGCGGTGCTGGCCACACTCTTCCTTGCATCCACCGAGGCCTGGTCGGCCGACAGATTGCTGAACGCGTCCTACGACGTCGGCCGCGAGCTGTTCGCCGAGGTCAACAAGACCTTCATCGCCGAACACCCGGGCGTGACGATCGACCAGTCGCATGCCGGAACTTCCGCCCAGGCGCGCGCCATCGCCGAAGGTCTCGCCGCCGATGTCGTCACCTTCAACCAGGTCACCGATGTCGATTTCCTGGTCAAGAAGGGTCTCGTCTCCGCCGACTGGCAGAAGGACTTTCCCGACAACGCCTCGCCCTTCTATTCGCTGCCGTCCTTCCTGGTGCGCGCCGGCAACCCCAAGCACATCAAGGACTGGAGCGACCTGGTGCGCGATGACGTGCAGGTGATCTTCCCCAACCCGAAGACATCGGGCAATGCGCGCTACACCTATCTAGCCGCCACCGCTTACGCCAAGGAGGCCTTCAAGGGCGACGACGCCAAGGTGAAGGAGTTCATCACCAAACTGTTCAACAACGTGCCGATCTTCGACACCGGCGGCCGCGCCGCCACCACCACCTTCGTGCAGCGCGAGATCGGCGACGTGCTGATCACCTTCGAGTCCGAGACGCGCGGCATCCGCAAGGAGTATGGCGACGACAAGTTCGAGCAGGTCACCCCCTCGGTCAGCCTGCTGGCTGAGTTTCCCGTCGCCATCGTCGACAAGGTCGCCGACGAGCATGGCACGCGCGATCTCGCCAAGACCTATCTCGATTTCCTCTACACGCCCGAAGGCCAGGACATCCTCGCCCGCAACGGCAACCGTGTCCGCGACGCGGCGGTCGCGGCAAAGTACAAGGACCAGTTCCCGCAGGTCCGCCTGCTGACGGTGGACGAGGTCTTCGGCGGCTGGGCCAAGGTGCAGGCCGAGCATTTCGCCGCCGGCGGCCTGCTCGACCAGGCCTATGGCAACCGCTGA
- a CDS encoding ABC transporter permease — protein sequence MSETTIGGIAGRMPKFIRRADPAVITAFACIVLLLFLGSLYSRSFLSPEYLLQQLKVASFLGVIATGMMLVILLGQIDLSVPWSVAVGAMMAAAAAAYGPIGVALAIPFGISCGIMIGIVNGIGVAYLRIPSMIVTLATNAVAQGLMVVYTGGFSPQDSATGAMRYLATGFAIPAVPNAVVIWALVGAAMVFVLTRTGFGRAVYGIGNRERAAYLSGIDTRRVVMIAFAVSGGLSAFGGVLLAGYASKAAQSMGDAYLLPSIAAVVLGGTSILGGRGSYLGTVAGVILITLLQSILSVMQMPEAGRQIIYGVVIVVMLLLYGRAPPSR from the coding sequence GTGAGCGAAACGACCATTGGCGGCATCGCCGGGCGCATGCCGAAATTCATCCGCCGCGCCGATCCGGCTGTAATCACAGCGTTTGCCTGCATCGTGCTGCTGCTGTTTCTCGGCAGTCTCTATTCGCGCAGCTTCCTGTCGCCGGAATATCTCCTGCAGCAGCTCAAGGTGGCGTCGTTCCTCGGCGTCATCGCCACCGGCATGATGCTGGTCATCCTGCTCGGCCAGATCGATCTATCGGTGCCGTGGTCGGTGGCCGTCGGCGCCATGATGGCAGCCGCGGCCGCGGCCTACGGTCCGATCGGCGTGGCGCTTGCCATCCCGTTCGGCATCTCCTGCGGCATCATGATCGGCATCGTCAACGGCATCGGCGTCGCCTATCTGCGCATCCCATCGATGATCGTGACGCTTGCCACCAACGCAGTCGCGCAGGGGCTGATGGTGGTTTACACCGGCGGCTTCTCGCCGCAGGATTCGGCGACCGGCGCGATGCGCTACCTGGCGACCGGCTTTGCCATTCCGGCCGTGCCCAACGCCGTCGTCATCTGGGCGCTGGTCGGCGCGGCGATGGTCTTCGTGCTGACCCGCACCGGCTTCGGCCGCGCTGTCTACGGCATCGGCAACCGGGAGCGCGCCGCCTATCTATCCGGCATCGACACAAGGCGCGTGGTGATGATCGCGTTTGCCGTCTCGGGCGGGCTCTCGGCCTTCGGCGGCGTGCTGCTTGCCGGCTATGCCTCCAAGGCGGCGCAGTCGATGGGCGATGCCTATCTGCTGCCGTCGATCGCCGCCGTGGTGCTCGGCGGCACCTCGATCCTTGGCGGACGCGGCTCCTATCTGGGCACCGTCGCCGGGGTGATCCTGATCACGCTGCTTCAGTCCATCCTCTCGGTCATGCAGATGCCGGAGGCCGGACGGCAGATCATCTATGGCGTGGTCATCGTCGTCATGCTTCTGCTCTACGGCCGGGCACCGCCGAGCCGTTGA
- a CDS encoding gluconokinase: MGVAGCGKSAVGEALAATLGAVFVEGDRLHPPENVARMASGEPLTDELRAGWLDAIGRRIAASIADGQRVVAACSALKRGYRERLRGFCPDLRFVYLEIDPETARRRVGSRKGHFMPASLVDSQFATLEAPTADEHAWTVDGTGGIADIVATILGELRTS, translated from the coding sequence ATGGGGGTTGCCGGCTGCGGCAAGTCGGCGGTCGGCGAGGCGCTGGCGGCAACGCTGGGAGCGGTGTTCGTCGAGGGCGACCGGCTGCATCCGCCCGAGAATGTAGCGCGCATGGCAAGCGGTGAGCCGCTCACCGACGAATTGCGCGCCGGCTGGCTCGATGCCATCGGCCGGCGCATCGCGGCCTCGATCGCCGATGGGCAACGCGTCGTCGCCGCCTGCTCGGCGCTGAAGCGCGGCTACCGGGAGCGATTGCGCGGCTTTTGTCCGGATCTGCGCTTCGTCTATCTGGAAATCGATCCGGAAACCGCCAGGCGCCGTGTCGGCAGCCGCAAGGGACATTTCATGCCGGCAAGCCTGGTCGACAGCCAGTTCGCCACGCTCGAAGCGCCAACGGCGGATGAGCATGCCTGGACCGTGGACGGCACCGGCGGGATCGCCGACATCGTCGCCACGATCCTTGGAGAGCTCAGGACCTCATGA
- the cysW gene encoding sulfate ABC transporter permease subunit CysW, whose amino-acid sequence MADPEIKSYEPHHESQSAAVTESRPVRIVAMAVAFAFLAVFLLLPLIVVFHEALAKGLGAYTEALASSDTRSAIRLTLLVAAISVPLNLVFGISAAWAIAKFEFKGKAFLTTLIDLPFSVSPVISGLVYVLLFGAQGVLGEWLKAHGVVILFAVPGIVLATVFVTFPFVARELIPLMQEQGNGDEEAALSLGANGWQTFWYVTLPNIKWGLLYGVLLCNARAMGEFGAVSVVSGHIRGLTNTMPLHVEILYNEYNAVGAFAVASLLAGLALVTLVLKTLLEMRYGAEIAATRGH is encoded by the coding sequence ATGGCTGACCCCGAAATCAAATCCTATGAGCCGCACCACGAAAGCCAGTCGGCCGCGGTCACCGAAAGCCGCCCGGTGCGCATCGTGGCGATGGCTGTGGCCTTCGCTTTCCTCGCCGTCTTCCTGCTCCTGCCGCTGATCGTCGTCTTCCACGAGGCGCTGGCGAAGGGCCTCGGTGCCTACACGGAGGCGCTGGCCAGTTCCGACACGCGCTCGGCGATCCGCCTGACGCTGCTGGTGGCCGCGATCTCGGTGCCGCTCAATCTCGTCTTCGGCATTTCCGCCGCCTGGGCCATCGCCAAGTTCGAGTTCAAGGGCAAGGCTTTCCTGACCACGCTCATCGACCTGCCCTTCTCGGTCTCGCCGGTGATTTCAGGCCTGGTCTACGTGCTGCTGTTCGGCGCTCAAGGCGTGCTCGGCGAATGGCTGAAGGCGCATGGCGTCGTCATCCTCTTCGCAGTGCCGGGCATCGTGCTCGCCACCGTCTTCGTCACCTTCCCCTTCGTCGCCCGCGAGCTGATCCCGCTGATGCAGGAACAGGGCAATGGCGACGAGGAGGCAGCACTTTCGCTCGGCGCCAATGGCTGGCAGACCTTCTGGTATGTGACGCTGCCCAACATCAAATGGGGGCTGCTCTACGGCGTTCTGCTCTGCAACGCCCGCGCCATGGGCGAGTTCGGCGCGGTGTCGGTGGTGTCGGGGCACATACGCGGCCTTACCAACACCATGCCGCTGCATGTCGAAATCCTCTACAATGAGTACAATGCGGTCGGCGCCTTCGCCGTCGCTTCGCTGCTTGCCGGTCTCGCGCTGGTTACGTTGGTCTTGAAAACACTTCTCGAGATGCGCTACGGCGCCGAGATCGCCGCGACGCGCGGACACTGA
- a CDS encoding sulfate/molybdate ABC transporter ATP-binding protein, whose amino-acid sequence MEVRVANVRKEFERFPALHDVSLDIKSGELIALLGPSGSGKTTLLRLIAGLERPTKGTIFFGDEDASQKSIQERNVGFVFQHYALFRHMTVADNIGFGLKVRHGPARPPAQEIRRRASELLDLVQLSGLEKRYPAQLSGGQRQRVALARAMAIEPKVLLLDEPFGALDAQVRRELRRWLREIHDRTGHTTVFVTHDQEEALELADRVVVMSQGRIEQVGSADEIYDTPNSPFVYSFIGESSSLPVKVESGEVWIADRPIGLSAPNVASGDALLYFRPHDVELLDGCSGCIAGTVAASRRVAGTRRVELEVGGERQRVEVELPVDHPAAQKSRVAFRPRRWKLFPASEPAKAS is encoded by the coding sequence ATGGAAGTTCGCGTTGCCAACGTGCGCAAGGAGTTTGAGCGGTTTCCGGCCCTCCACGACGTCTCGCTCGACATCAAGTCGGGCGAGCTGATCGCGCTGCTCGGGCCGTCCGGCTCCGGCAAGACGACGCTTCTGCGGCTGATTGCCGGGCTGGAACGGCCGACCAAGGGCACGATCTTCTTCGGGGACGAGGACGCCTCGCAGAAGTCGATCCAGGAGCGCAATGTCGGCTTCGTCTTCCAGCATTACGCGCTGTTCCGCCACATGACGGTCGCCGACAATATCGGCTTCGGCCTCAAGGTCCGGCACGGCCCGGCACGGCCGCCGGCGCAGGAGATCCGCCGCCGCGCCTCCGAGCTTCTCGACCTCGTCCAGCTATCGGGCCTGGAGAAGCGCTACCCGGCGCAGCTTTCCGGCGGCCAGCGCCAGCGCGTGGCGCTGGCCCGCGCCATGGCGATCGAGCCGAAGGTGCTGTTGCTCGACGAGCCGTTCGGCGCGCTCGACGCTCAGGTGCGGCGGGAGCTTCGCCGCTGGCTGCGCGAGATCCACGATCGCACCGGCCACACCACCGTCTTCGTCACCCACGACCAGGAAGAGGCGCTCGAGCTTGCCGATCGCGTCGTGGTGATGAGCCAGGGCCGCATCGAGCAGGTCGGTTCCGCCGATGAGATCTACGACACGCCGAACTCGCCCTTTGTCTACAGTTTCATCGGTGAATCGAGTTCGCTGCCGGTCAAGGTCGAGAGCGGCGAAGTCTGGATCGCCGACCGGCCGATCGGCCTGTCCGCCCCGAACGTGGCCTCGGGCGACGCGCTGCTCTATTTCCGCCCACATGACGTCGAGCTCCTTGACGGCTGCAGCGGCTGCATCGCCGGCACGGTCGCGGCCAGCCGCCGCGTCGCCGGCACCAGGCGGGTCGAGCTCGAAGTCGGCGGCGAGCGCCAGCGGGTTGAGGTCGAGCTGCCCGTCGACCATCCGGCGGCGCAGAAGAGCCGGGTGGCGTTCAGGCCGCGACGCTGGAAGCTTTTCCCGGCATCTGAGCCCGCAAAGGCCAGCTGA
- a CDS encoding ABC transporter permease encodes MRDWRYWLAEQRGTLLAFGIFVAMFAIYSANHPAGFTANVVQTAANKGVLLAFVAMAQTLVVITAGIDLSVGMIFTLTNCLASWLVIGTGLETAFGVVAVLGTGLLCGAINGAIVIYGRLQPIVATIATGAVYFGLALLLRPFPGGSVNEDLADFLTGRFFGVVPASLVALAAVVLIVWVPFSRSVPGRAAYAAGSSETAAYMSGVPIRRGKFVAYALAGLLAAIGGLFLTFFTYTGDAAYASGNAYTLFSIAAVVLGGVSLFGGKGSAIGAIFGALAFRTIGDLLFVFDFDPLWQPLFQGVILLIAVSLGAFALFRVRNRLEWFL; translated from the coding sequence GTGAGGGACTGGCGCTACTGGCTGGCTGAACAGCGCGGAACGCTGCTCGCATTCGGCATCTTCGTCGCCATGTTCGCGATCTACAGCGCGAACCATCCGGCCGGCTTCACGGCCAACGTCGTGCAGACGGCCGCCAACAAGGGCGTGTTGCTCGCCTTCGTCGCCATGGCGCAGACCCTGGTGGTGATCACCGCCGGCATCGATCTATCCGTCGGCATGATCTTCACGCTGACCAATTGCCTGGCTTCCTGGCTGGTCATCGGCACCGGCCTCGAGACCGCATTCGGCGTCGTCGCGGTGCTCGGCACAGGTTTGCTGTGCGGGGCGATCAATGGCGCCATCGTCATCTACGGACGGCTGCAGCCGATCGTCGCCACCATCGCCACCGGTGCCGTCTATTTCGGCCTGGCGCTGCTGCTGCGGCCGTTTCCGGGCGGTTCGGTCAACGAGGATCTGGCCGACTTCCTGACCGGGCGCTTCTTCGGCGTTGTGCCGGCGAGCCTGGTCGCGCTGGCCGCCGTGGTGCTGATCGTGTGGGTGCCGTTCAGCCGCTCGGTGCCCGGCCGCGCCGCCTACGCTGCCGGCTCCTCGGAAACGGCCGCCTATATGTCGGGCGTACCGATCCGGCGTGGAAAATTCGTCGCCTACGCGCTTGCTGGGCTGCTGGCGGCCATCGGCGGGCTGTTCCTGACCTTCTTTACCTATACGGGCGACGCCGCCTACGCCAGCGGCAACGCCTACACGCTGTTTTCGATCGCGGCCGTCGTGCTCGGCGGCGTCTCGCTGTTCGGCGGCAAGGGCAGCGCCATCGGCGCGATCTTCGGCGCGCTCGCCTTCCGCACCATAGGCGACCTCTTGTTCGTCTTCGATTTCGACCCGCTCTGGCAACCGCTGTTCCAGGGCGTCATCCTTCTGATCGCGGTCAGCCTCGGCGCCTTCGCCCTGTTCAGGGTCCGCAACCGGCTGGAGTGGTTCCTGTGA
- a CDS encoding sugar ABC transporter substrate-binding protein has protein sequence MIKSLVGGIVAATAFVMLSSSAIADPEIVKGPAAEPDCFAPWAADTQFFKFPKKDGPYRIALANGYIANTWRIQMIQTAKAYAAQKDVAAKLKEFKVVSTGEDVPAQISAINNFIDSGFDAIVVNAQNPTAFGPVIKRAKEAGVVLVAFDNILDTKDAINVNVDQKGLGELWGKWLVSHIPDGGKILEVRGVAGTSVDTDRHNGIHEVFDASGKKWDITEVAGKWDDPTAQKVTADAIATNGPFVGITGQGGDTGIVQAMIDAKHPFVPFGGETENGFRKFCAAHAADGLKCSSAGTGPAQVAVAIKTAISALEGNVVPQSVKLPLAIVEDPNFKAGQDFFPDQSDNFFVGNSFPTCGINFTAQEIMGQTKADQ, from the coding sequence ATGATCAAGTCACTTGTTGGTGGCATCGTTGCCGCCACTGCATTCGTTATGCTGAGCTCATCGGCGATCGCCGATCCAGAGATCGTCAAGGGGCCGGCAGCCGAGCCCGACTGCTTCGCGCCCTGGGCGGCCGATACGCAGTTCTTCAAATTTCCAAAGAAGGATGGCCCGTACCGCATAGCGCTCGCCAATGGCTACATCGCCAACACCTGGCGCATCCAGATGATCCAGACGGCCAAGGCCTATGCCGCGCAAAAAGACGTCGCGGCAAAGCTGAAGGAATTCAAGGTCGTATCGACGGGGGAAGATGTCCCGGCGCAGATCTCGGCGATCAACAACTTCATCGATTCCGGCTTTGACGCGATCGTCGTCAACGCGCAGAACCCGACCGCCTTCGGACCGGTGATCAAGCGCGCCAAGGAAGCAGGCGTCGTGCTTGTCGCCTTCGACAACATCCTCGACACCAAGGACGCCATCAACGTCAATGTCGACCAGAAGGGTCTGGGCGAATTGTGGGGCAAATGGCTCGTCAGCCATATTCCGGATGGCGGCAAGATCCTCGAGGTGCGCGGTGTTGCCGGCACGTCGGTCGACACCGATCGCCACAATGGCATCCATGAGGTCTTCGACGCTTCGGGCAAGAAATGGGACATCACCGAAGTCGCCGGCAAGTGGGACGATCCGACAGCGCAGAAAGTCACCGCTGACGCCATCGCCACCAACGGCCCGTTCGTCGGCATCACCGGCCAGGGCGGCGACACCGGCATCGTGCAGGCGATGATCGATGCCAAGCATCCGTTCGTGCCATTCGGCGGCGAGACGGAGAACGGCTTCCGCAAATTCTGCGCCGCGCACGCCGCGGACGGTCTGAAATGTTCGTCGGCCGGCACCGGCCCCGCCCAGGTGGCGGTCGCCATCAAGACGGCGATCTCGGCACTTGAAGGCAATGTCGTGCCGCAGTCGGTGAAGCTGCCGCTGGCGATCGTCGAGGATCCCAACTTCAAGGCGGGTCAGGATTTCTTCCCTGACCAGTCCGACAATTTCTTCGTCGGCAATTCCTTCCCCACCTGCGGCATCAATTTCACCGCGCAGGAAATCATGGGACAGACCAAGGCGGACCAGTGA
- a CDS encoding sugar ABC transporter ATP-binding protein — MDGAVPLFRMEGISKRYGGVRALEKAELSVTAGSIHAILGENGAGKSTLIKVMAGVVAPDEGRMMLDGSEVSFASPAAANQAGIVCIFQELSLVPELSVADNIVISDPPTRFGMIDRKAQRRIAEEALARAGATDIHPLALVKDLPLSRRQMVEIAKALARKPRILILDEATSALAAADVAKIFGVLKRLRSEGLALLYISHRMNEIAELADQCTVFRNGRNVASYAAGSKSDSEVVELMIGREYSHIFPSKPARHAAAVPVLEARKLSWTDRLDNVSLTVRAGEIVGLGGLDGQGQRELLLAFFGVLRGLTGEILIDGKPVAIASPSDARDDRIGMALIPEDRKTEGLMLPMTVRENLSFAALDRLSKAGVIDRAAEQRLIDGMVELLAIKTAGLDIPVGALSGGNQQKVVIAKWLMRQPRIILLNDPTRGIDVGTKQELYQLMRKLADAGAAILFYSTDYDELIGCCDRVLVLYDGAVKRELVGPEITEHALIASALNIHGEAAGPAHGGGA; from the coding sequence ATGGACGGCGCGGTTCCGCTCTTCCGCATGGAAGGCATATCCAAACGCTACGGCGGCGTGCGGGCGCTGGAAAAGGCCGAGCTTTCGGTCACGGCTGGCAGCATCCACGCCATCCTCGGCGAGAACGGCGCCGGCAAGTCGACCTTGATCAAGGTCATGGCGGGGGTCGTGGCGCCCGACGAGGGCCGCATGATGCTCGACGGAAGCGAGGTAAGCTTCGCTTCGCCGGCCGCCGCCAACCAGGCCGGCATCGTCTGTATCTTCCAGGAACTGTCGCTGGTTCCCGAGCTCAGCGTCGCCGACAACATCGTCATTTCCGATCCACCGACGCGCTTCGGCATGATTGACCGCAAGGCGCAGCGCCGCATCGCCGAAGAGGCGCTGGCGCGCGCCGGTGCGACCGACATCCACCCGCTGGCGCTGGTCAAGGATCTGCCGCTGTCGCGGCGGCAGATGGTCGAGATCGCCAAGGCACTGGCACGCAAGCCGCGCATCCTGATCCTCGACGAAGCAACCTCGGCGCTGGCCGCGGCCGACGTCGCCAAGATATTCGGCGTGCTGAAGCGGCTGCGCTCGGAAGGGCTGGCGCTGCTCTACATCTCGCATCGCATGAACGAGATCGCCGAGCTTGCCGACCAGTGCACCGTCTTCCGCAACGGCCGCAACGTCGCGAGCTACGCGGCCGGCTCGAAGAGCGATAGTGAAGTCGTCGAACTGATGATCGGACGCGAATACAGCCATATATTTCCCTCGAAGCCGGCGCGGCACGCTGCCGCCGTTCCGGTGCTGGAGGCGCGCAAGCTGTCCTGGACCGACAGGCTGGACAATGTTTCGCTGACGGTCAGGGCCGGCGAGATCGTCGGCCTCGGCGGTCTCGATGGCCAGGGCCAGCGGGAATTGCTGCTTGCCTTCTTCGGCGTGCTGCGTGGCCTTACCGGCGAGATCCTGATCGACGGCAAGCCGGTCGCGATCGCCAGCCCGTCAGACGCGCGCGACGATCGGATCGGCATGGCGCTGATCCCGGAGGACCGCAAGACCGAAGGACTGATGCTGCCGATGACGGTGCGCGAGAACCTCTCCTTCGCGGCGCTTGACAGGCTGTCCAAGGCTGGTGTCATCGATCGCGCCGCCGAGCAGAGGCTGATCGACGGCATGGTGGAGCTGCTGGCGATCAAGACGGCGGGCCTCGACATTCCGGTCGGCGCGCTGTCGGGCGGCAACCAGCAGAAGGTGGTCATCGCCAAATGGCTGATGCGCCAGCCGCGCATCATCCTGCTCAACGATCCGACGCGCGGCATCGATGTCGGCACCAAGCAGGAGCTCTACCAGCTGATGCGCAAGCTCGCCGACGCGGGCGCCGCGATCCTGTTCTACTCGACCGATTATGACGAATTGATCGGCTGCTGCGACCGGGTGCTGGTGCTCTACGACGGCGCGGTCAAGCGCGAGCTGGTCGGCCCTGAGATCACCGAGCATGCGCTGATCGCCAGCGCGCTCAACATCCATGGCGAGGCCGCCGGTCCGGCGCACGGAGGGGGAGCATGA